From the Acetoanaerobium noterae genome, the window GAAGTAGAATTAGTAAATAAAATTAATGATTTAGAGAAAAATAATATAATTCAATACCATAACTATAATAAAAAAATTGTATTTTTTGTCAAACATGGTATGGATTCGTTCTTAGGAGAAGTGGTAGATAATATTTCTAAGGAGTATAATGTTTTAAAAATTATAGTAAACGATTATAGCCAAATTGATTTAGGTATGAGTTGGGCTGATATTTGCTGGTTCGAGTGGTGCGACGAACTTATGATTTATGGAAGTAATCTTGGTGTTGCTAAAGATAAAACTATAATATGTAGACTTCATAGTTATGAAGCATTTACAGAGTATGTATATAAAGTAAAATGGAGCGTAGTGGATAAGGTCATATTCATTTCTGAATCTATACGAGATTATGTTATTGAATCTGTGAAAGAAATAGATAAGGGAATAACGTCTGTAATACCTAATGGAATCAATTTAGATAAATGGACTTATAGTAAACGTAAACAGGGATTTAATATAGCATATGTAGGATACATTAATTACAAAAAAGGCCCTATGCTTCTTCTCCACGCATTTAAGGCCATTTATGATACTGACAATAGATTTATGTTATATATTGCTGGAAAATTTCAAGATGATAGAGATGTTTTATATTTTGAACAAATGATAAAAGAGTTTGGATTAGAGAATAATATCATTTTTGAAGGATGGCAGGATAATCTGGATGATTGGCTGGAAAATAAAAACTATATTATTTGTACAAGTATACTAGAATCACAAAATATGAGTGTAATGCAAGCCATGGCTAAAGGGATAAAACCATTAATTCATAATTTTGTAGGAGCTAAATACATATATAATAATGATATCATTTGGAACTCAATTTATGAAATTATAGAGATGTTAAATTCTGAATATGATTCAGAATCTTACAGAGAGTTCATTAATAAAGGATATTCTCTTGATAAACAAATTTTTAAAATAAAAGAACTTATTATTTCTTCTAAAAAAAGTTGTAACTTACTACAAATGCCTTTAGTAACAGTTGGCATTGCAAATTACAATTATGGGCGCTTTTTGAAAGACTGTATAGATTCTATATTAAACCAAGAATATAGTAATTATGAAATTATTATTGTTGATGATTGCTCAACAGATAATTCCCAAAAAATAATTAGAGATTACGTAATGAGCTATACTAATATTAAATCTATAATACATAAAGATAATATGGGTACAGCTGTGTTTGCTTTTCAAGAAATAATAAATAGTGCTAAAGGAGAATATTTTATTTTATTATCAAGTGACGATTATTTAGCAAATAGCACTGTAATATGTGATTTAATTAATAATTTTATTCTTAATCCAGATGTAGATTATATATATGGAAACCTCAATTTAGTTGATGAAGATAGAAATATAAATACAATTTGGAAGTATTCAGATTATGACGGATATATGGTGATAAAGCATACTTTTGAAAATTTTGGTTCGGGACTATTGCCAATGACTGTAGGGATTCACAAAACGGATTATTATAGAAAAAATAA encodes:
- a CDS encoding glycosyltransferase, translated to MVDVSFKVKKKIEELIGIGEIDTAKKLLQEYYKIGKDDFEYYSYSGVIKLIENDFESAMYDFKTGLLYNDLDFDLNYNLAFAYENIGEYSKAHWHYKRCTNLRSMGKTEVELVNKINDLEKNNIIQYHNYNKKIVFFVKHGMDSFLGEVVDNISKEYNVLKIIVNDYSQIDLGMSWADICWFEWCDELMIYGSNLGVAKDKTIICRLHSYEAFTEYVYKVKWSVVDKVIFISESIRDYVIESVKEIDKGITSVIPNGINLDKWTYSKRKQGFNIAYVGYINYKKGPMLLLHAFKAIYDTDNRFMLYIAGKFQDDRDVLYFEQMIKEFGLENNIIFEGWQDNLDDWLENKNYIICTSILESQNMSVMQAMAKGIKPLIHNFVGAKYIYNNDIIWNSIYEIIEMLNSEYDSESYREFINKGYSLDKQIFKIKELIISSKKSCNLLQMPLVTVGIANYNYGRFLKDCIDSILNQEYSNYEIIIVDDCSTDNSQKIIRDYVMSYTNIKSIIHKDNMGTAVFAFQEIINSAKGEYFILLSSDDYLANSTVICDLINNFILNPDVDYIYGNLNLVDEDRNINTIWKYSDYDGYMVIKHTFENFGSGLLPMTVGIHKTDYYRKNNKTWYHDSNNIVSSDVLNTLVNIRDGWNFKHVDITVINYRKHHNNTTLNFKERLKSIVSVTEFIINNFILGKNRLLLEDIQSQDDLLFYIINHYYEMLLYYYNNNWSPFGQTNNKNAVLHSEYFIPIIRMIDWYISKLIKPDSYKDKIADMVQELEQIKGEINDK